In a single window of the Vitis vinifera cultivar Pinot Noir 40024 chromosome 6, ASM3070453v1 genome:
- the LOC100853079 gene encoding uncharacterized protein LOC100853079 encodes MNPAASFLLFFSLALLSLARAQGRAPHGLAYENPMAFSPSAFDFFHPNGQKPSTQNPCAASNCSPLPMAAQVEASLAHQSKASSNRVGAGGIAGIVFGFVFAVLLAMGVYYVAVTRRANLTRANSVQPDA; translated from the coding sequence ATGAATCCAGCGGCTTCTTTCCTGCTCTTCTTTTCTCTTGCCCTTCTCTCCTTAGCTAGAGCTCAAGGAAGAGCACCCCATGGGCTTGCTTATGAGAACCCGATGGCTTTCTCGCCATCTGCATTTGATTTCTTCCATCCGAACGGCCAAAAACCAAGCACCCAAAACCCTTGTGCTGCATCAAACTGCTCACCATTGCCTATGGCAGCGCAGGTGGAAGCCAGTCTAGCGCATCAAAGCAAAGCATCAAGCAACCGGGTGGGAGCTGGAGGAATTGCGGGCATTGTGTTTGGGTTTGTGTTTGCTGTGCTTTTGGCAATGGGTGTTTACTATGTGGCGGTCACACGTCGAGCCAATTTGACCCGAGCCAACTCTGTTCAGCCTGATGCTTGA
- the LOC100263969 gene encoding uncharacterized protein LOC100263969, producing the protein MISVLAQERLLGAALGSIFTGVIVFEQRKCIYKSIADTQSQLDPQSLKTEPIFGKKSRLEFAHLWNKTVDKTLGPVIAALSSRGW; encoded by the exons ATGATCAGCGTGCTCGCTCAG GAGCGCCTTCTTGGTGCAGCATTGGGAAGCATATTCACAGGAGTTATTGTTTTCGAGCAGCGCAAATGCATTTACAAATCCATTGCTGACACTCAATCTCAATTGGATCCTCAATCGCTG AAAACAGAGCCCATATTTGGAAAGAAATCTCGTTTGGAGTTCGCCCACCTATGGAACAAGACTGTGGACAAGACACTGGGACCTGTCATTGCAGCTCTTAGTTCACGTGGATGGTAG
- the LOC100241691 gene encoding probable serine/threonine-protein kinase PBL28 has protein sequence MRLYWWQQLPLLILIQLLEPNRLSHKLYAEALLTCKSTVGSPRQFSGRAGRYPCLRQWVFVDYHKLKDQGVVSLFPKAHPPSPQIRSINLSPFAPKLYLSHKSIQSQAKLHKTRNLRITAAVDGDSGVPTLTTLPPTNVNKPSKQRLAAIVGGIGAALLVVIIVVLVYICLMRVKRFIRRTSETASSVPSPPVEWDGRNTSLQASALSPYGTTHLRQLTIMELEHATCNFSQNNIIGEGGFGLVYKGLLLDGSIVAIKRRLHTPTQFFAHEVKRIARVQHKHLVKLIGYCEENHQQLLVNDYLQNGNVGNHLYDSEGLPMGRLEIWQRLSIALGAAKGLEHLHSLVPSFLHMHFRTSNVLVDENFTAKVSDFGLSRLLAEGARAGSSSAIDCFLDPELRSSKDFSETSDVYSYGVFLLELISGREAHGRDEPNSQQNLVLHARCINDLNNFVDKTLGDHTMDAVKEMMELALACVDISVRRPTMKKVVEELERIQHREIGHLQAQLGEEIGVVTLGSELFK, from the exons ATGCGCTTGTACTGGTGGCAACAGCTGCCGCTGCTTATACTGATTCAACTTCTAGAACCCAATAGGCTGAGCCACAAACTGTATG CTGAAGCTTTACTTACTTGCAAGAGCACAGTTGGTAGTCCTCGGCAATTCAGTGGTAGGGCCGGGAGATACCCTTGCCTGAGACAATGGGTATTTGTCGATTATCATAAGCTGAAAGACCAAGGTGTTGTTTCTTT GTTCCCAAAAGCCCATCCTCCGTCTCCACAGATTAGATCAATCAACTTATCACCTTTTGCTCCAAAGTTGTATCTCTCACACAAATCAATTCAATCACAAGCAAAGCTgcataaaacaagaaatttgaGGATAACAGCAGCAGTTGATGGGGATAGTGGTGTTCCTACACTTACGACTTTGCCACCAACTAATGTTAATAAACCAAGCAAGCAGAGACTAGCTGCCATTGTTGGGGGTATTGGTGCAGCCCTGCTTGTGGTGATAATTGTAGTACTTGTCTACATCTGCTTGATGCGTGTTAAAAGATTTATAAGGCGAACATCTGAGACAGCATCTTCTGTACCATCTCCTCCTG TTGAGTGGGATGGAAGGAACACTTCTCTACAGGCCAGTGCTCTCTCTCCATATGGTACAACGCATTTAAGACAATTAACAATCATGGAGCTGGAGCATGCTACTTGCAATTTCagtcaaaataatattataggTGAAGGTGGATTTGGTTTAGTTTATAAAGGATTGCTTCTAGATGGATCTATTGTGGCTATCAAAAGACGCTTGCATACCCCAACTCAATTTTTTGCTCATGAG GTAAAACGCATAGCTCGTGTCCAGCACAAGCATCTTGTGAAGCTAATTGGTTATTGTGAAGAAAACCATCAACAGCTACTTGTAAATGACTATCTCCAGAATGGGAATGTTGGGAATCACCTGTATg ATAGTGAAGGTTTACCGATGGGAAGGCTAGAAATATGGCAAAGGTTATCAATTGCACTTGGTGCAGCCAAAG GGCTTGAGCATCTTCACAGTTTGGTGCCTTCTTTCCTACACATGCACTTCAGAACAAGCAATGTACTTGTGGATGAAAACTTTACTGCTAAGGTTTCTGATTTTGGGCTTTCTAGATTGCTGGCTGAGGGTGCTCGAGCTGGATCCTCTTCTGCGATCGACTGCTTTCTTGACCCAGA GTTGAGATCATCAAAGGATTTTTCAGAGACAAGTGATGTGTACAGTTATGGGGTCTTCTTACTGGAGTTGATCAGCGGACGTGAAGCACATGGCAGGGATGAGCCAAACTCGCAACAAAATCTAGTACTGCAT GCTAGATGCATCAATGATCTCAACAATTTCGTGGATAAGACATTAGGAGATCACACAATGGATGCAGTGAAAGAGATGATGGAGTTGGCTCTGGCATGTGTAGACATTAGTGTGAGAAGACCTACAATGAAGAAGGTGGTTGAAGAGCTAGAAAGGATTCAACACAGGGAAATTGGTCATCTGCAGGCCCAGTTGGGTGAGGAAATTGGTGTTGTAACACTAGGGAGTGAGCTCTTTAAATGA
- the LOC100246809 gene encoding protein disulfide isomerase-like 1-4 isoform X2: MSGRLVLLLFLSSLLLFSQFSPSLSTDKNDDDLDEDLSFLEQDDVVEPHHSKSGHTSDLDEFDDDALDDDFDNHSDFDEPDSDYGKYSQSEIDEKDVVVLKEKNFSDVIENNQYVMVEFYAPWCGHCQALAPEYAAAATELKGEKVVLAKVDATEESELAHEYDIQGFPTVYFFIDGVHKPYPGQRTKDAIITWIKKKIGPGVYNITTIEDGERILTSENKVVLGFLDSLGPESEELSAGSKLEDDVNFYQTVNPDVAKLFHIDPKVKRPALVLLKKEAEKLSHFNGNFTKSAIAEFVFANKLPLVTTFTRDSAPLIFESPIKKQLLLFATANDSEKVVPAFQEAAKSFKGKIIFVYVEMDNEEIGRPVSDYFGVTGDAPKVLAYTGNDDARKFILDGEVTLDKVKAFGEDFLEDKVKPFFKSDPIPESNDEDVKIVVGDNFDEIVLDESKDVLLEIYAPWCGHCQALEPTYNKLAKHLHGIESLVIAKMDGTTNEHHRAKSDGFPTLLFFPAGNKSSDPITVDTDRTVVALYKFLKTHASIPFKLQKPASASKPEGSDAKESDESSSPSDLKDEL, translated from the exons ATGTCAGGTCGACTCGTTCTCCTCCTCTTCCTCTCCTCTCTCCTTCTCTTTTCTCAATTCTCTCCGTCCTTGTCAACCGACAAGAATGACGATGATCTCGACGAAGACCTTTCCTTCCTCGAACAAGACGACGTCGTCGAACCTCACCATTCCAAGTCGGGTCACACTTCAGATCTGGACGAATTCGATGACGACGCCCTCGACGACGATTTCGACAACCACTCCGACTTCGATGAGCCCGACTCCGATTACGGCAAGTATTCGCAGTCGGAGATCGACGAGAAGGACGTTGTCGTTTTGAAGGAGAAGAATTTCAGTGACGTTATTGAGAATAATCAGTATGTGATGGTTGAGTTTTACGCGCCGTGGTGCGGCCACTGCCAGGCTCTGGCCCCGGAGTACGCGGCTGCAGCGACGGAGTTGAAGGGGGAGAAGGTGGTGCTGGCGAAGGTGGATGCAACGGAGGAGAGTGAGCTGGCTCACGAGTACGATATTCAGGGGTTTCCTACTGTGTACTTCTTCATTGATGGCGTTCACAAGCCGTATCCTGGCCAGAGGACTAA AGATGCCATAATAACTTGGATCAAGAAGAAGATAGGACCTGGTGTTTACAACATAACCACAATTGAAGATGGCGAGCGCATATTGACTTCAGAAAATAAAGTTGTTTTGGGCTTTCTTGACTCTTTG GGTCCTGAGAGTGAGGAGCTTTCTGCTGGTTCAAAACTTGAAGATGATGTCAACTTCTACCAAACTGTGAACCCTGATGTAGCAAAGCTTTTTCATATTGACCCTAAAGTTAAACGCCCTGCATTGGTCCTGCTAAAGAAGGAGGCTGAGAAATTGAGCCATTTCA ATGGTAACTTCACCAAGTCTGCAATAGCTGAGTTCGTATTTGCTAACAAGCTTCCCTTGGTGACCACTTTTACAAGGGACAGTGCACCCTTGATTTTTGAAAGTCCAATTAAGAAACAG CTGTTGCTGTTTGCTACTGCAAATGATTCAGAAAAGGTTGTCCCAGCATTTCAAGAAGCAGCAAAATCTTTTAAGGGGAAG ATTATCTTTGTATACGTAGAAATGGACAATGAAGAAATTGGAAGGCCTGTTTCAGATTATTTTGGGGTCACTGGGGATGCTCCCAAA GTTCTTGCATACACTGGAAATGATGATGCAAGGAAATTCATATTAGATGGAGAAGTGACACTCGACAAAGTTAAG GCTTTTGGGGAGGATTTCCTGGAAGACAAAGTCAAACCCTTCTTTAAATCAGATCCAATTCCTGAGTCT AATGATGAGGATGTGAAAATAGTGGTCGGGGATAACTTCGATGAAATTGTTTTGGATGAATCAAAGGATGTTCTTCTTGAG ATCTATGCACCATGGTGTGGTCATTGCCAAGCTCTTGAGCCAACATATAACAAGCTTGCCAAACATCTACATGGCATTGAGTCTCTTGTTATAGCCAAAATGGATGGAACCACAAATGAACACCACAGGGCAAAG TCTGATGGGTTCCCCACACTTCTATTCTTCCCAGCAGGAAACAAGAGTTCTGATCCA ATAACCGTTGACACTGATCGAACAGTGGTAGCATTGTACAAATTCCTGAAGACACATGCATCAATTCCTTTCAAACTCCAGAAACCAGCTTCAGCTTCAAAACCAGAGGGTTCTGATGCCAAAGAGAGCGATGAGAGTAGCAGCCCCAGTGATTTGAAGGATGAATTGTGA
- the LOC100246809 gene encoding protein disulfide isomerase-like 1-4 isoform X1: MSGRLVLLLFLSSLLLFSQFSPSLSTDKNDDDLDEDLSFLEQDDVVEPHHSKSGHTSDLDEFDDDALDDDFDNHSDFDEPDSDYGKYSQSEIDEKDVVVLKEKNFSDVIENNQYVMVEFYAPWCGHCQALAPEYAAAATELKGEKVVLAKVDATEESELAHEYDIQGFPTVYFFIDGVHKPYPGQRTKDAIITWIKKKIGPGVYNITTIEDGERILTSENKVVLGFLDSLVGPESEELSAGSKLEDDVNFYQTVNPDVAKLFHIDPKVKRPALVLLKKEAEKLSHFNGNFTKSAIAEFVFANKLPLVTTFTRDSAPLIFESPIKKQLLLFATANDSEKVVPAFQEAAKSFKGKIIFVYVEMDNEEIGRPVSDYFGVTGDAPKVLAYTGNDDARKFILDGEVTLDKVKAFGEDFLEDKVKPFFKSDPIPESNDEDVKIVVGDNFDEIVLDESKDVLLEIYAPWCGHCQALEPTYNKLAKHLHGIESLVIAKMDGTTNEHHRAKSDGFPTLLFFPAGNKSSDPITVDTDRTVVALYKFLKTHASIPFKLQKPASASKPEGSDAKESDESSSPSDLKDEL; this comes from the exons ATGTCAGGTCGACTCGTTCTCCTCCTCTTCCTCTCCTCTCTCCTTCTCTTTTCTCAATTCTCTCCGTCCTTGTCAACCGACAAGAATGACGATGATCTCGACGAAGACCTTTCCTTCCTCGAACAAGACGACGTCGTCGAACCTCACCATTCCAAGTCGGGTCACACTTCAGATCTGGACGAATTCGATGACGACGCCCTCGACGACGATTTCGACAACCACTCCGACTTCGATGAGCCCGACTCCGATTACGGCAAGTATTCGCAGTCGGAGATCGACGAGAAGGACGTTGTCGTTTTGAAGGAGAAGAATTTCAGTGACGTTATTGAGAATAATCAGTATGTGATGGTTGAGTTTTACGCGCCGTGGTGCGGCCACTGCCAGGCTCTGGCCCCGGAGTACGCGGCTGCAGCGACGGAGTTGAAGGGGGAGAAGGTGGTGCTGGCGAAGGTGGATGCAACGGAGGAGAGTGAGCTGGCTCACGAGTACGATATTCAGGGGTTTCCTACTGTGTACTTCTTCATTGATGGCGTTCACAAGCCGTATCCTGGCCAGAGGACTAA AGATGCCATAATAACTTGGATCAAGAAGAAGATAGGACCTGGTGTTTACAACATAACCACAATTGAAGATGGCGAGCGCATATTGACTTCAGAAAATAAAGTTGTTTTGGGCTTTCTTGACTCTTTGGTG GGTCCTGAGAGTGAGGAGCTTTCTGCTGGTTCAAAACTTGAAGATGATGTCAACTTCTACCAAACTGTGAACCCTGATGTAGCAAAGCTTTTTCATATTGACCCTAAAGTTAAACGCCCTGCATTGGTCCTGCTAAAGAAGGAGGCTGAGAAATTGAGCCATTTCA ATGGTAACTTCACCAAGTCTGCAATAGCTGAGTTCGTATTTGCTAACAAGCTTCCCTTGGTGACCACTTTTACAAGGGACAGTGCACCCTTGATTTTTGAAAGTCCAATTAAGAAACAG CTGTTGCTGTTTGCTACTGCAAATGATTCAGAAAAGGTTGTCCCAGCATTTCAAGAAGCAGCAAAATCTTTTAAGGGGAAG ATTATCTTTGTATACGTAGAAATGGACAATGAAGAAATTGGAAGGCCTGTTTCAGATTATTTTGGGGTCACTGGGGATGCTCCCAAA GTTCTTGCATACACTGGAAATGATGATGCAAGGAAATTCATATTAGATGGAGAAGTGACACTCGACAAAGTTAAG GCTTTTGGGGAGGATTTCCTGGAAGACAAAGTCAAACCCTTCTTTAAATCAGATCCAATTCCTGAGTCT AATGATGAGGATGTGAAAATAGTGGTCGGGGATAACTTCGATGAAATTGTTTTGGATGAATCAAAGGATGTTCTTCTTGAG ATCTATGCACCATGGTGTGGTCATTGCCAAGCTCTTGAGCCAACATATAACAAGCTTGCCAAACATCTACATGGCATTGAGTCTCTTGTTATAGCCAAAATGGATGGAACCACAAATGAACACCACAGGGCAAAG TCTGATGGGTTCCCCACACTTCTATTCTTCCCAGCAGGAAACAAGAGTTCTGATCCA ATAACCGTTGACACTGATCGAACAGTGGTAGCATTGTACAAATTCCTGAAGACACATGCATCAATTCCTTTCAAACTCCAGAAACCAGCTTCAGCTTCAAAACCAGAGGGTTCTGATGCCAAAGAGAGCGATGAGAGTAGCAGCCCCAGTGATTTGAAGGATGAATTGTGA
- the LOC100251941 gene encoding uncharacterized protein LOC100251941 has product MARLFRFCIALTAVLLLVEFAVAVDPPELSPAPAPESGAEDVAPSPHTLSPPLSPTAPSPSPYFGSPPAPPQALESSPSPSPDSSPAPTPSPTPSSSDVGDIQHTSTENADGEEGESSGGLKGGQKAGIALGVIACVAVLGVGCLVYKKRQDNIQRSRYGYAARRELL; this is encoded by the coding sequence ATGGCGAGATTGTTCAGATTCTGCATTGCGCTTACTGCGGTGTTGCTTTTAGTGGAGTTCGCTGTCGCTGTAGATCCGCCAGAGTTGTCGCCTGCGCCGGCGCCTGAAAGCGGCGCCGAAGATGTTGCTCCATCGCCACATACATTGTCTCCGCCGCTTTCGCCAACCGCTCCTTCGCCATCTCCGTATTTTGGATCACCGCCGGCGCCACCACAGGCTTTGGAATCTTCTCCGTCGCCTTCGCCTGACTCGTCTCCTGCGCCGACGCCCTCTCCTACACCCTCTTCGTCTGATGTTGGGGATATTCAGCACACGAGTACTGAGAACGCAGATGGAGAGGAAGGAGAGTCATCCGGTGGACTCAAAGGTGGACAGAAGGCTGGGATAGCGCTCGGAGTCATCGCCTGTGTTGCTGTGCTCGGAGTCGGTTGTTTGGTGTACAAGAAACGGCAGGACAACATCCAGCGATCCCGATACGGCTACGCAGCGAGGAGAGAGCTTCTTTAG